TTGGAAATGCTTCTTGCTCCCGCCCGGCGCATCGACCTGGGCAAGCGCGCCGGTGTCACCGGCGGGCTGTTGGGCGTGCTCTGCGTGGTCGCGGAGTTCTGCTTCCTGTTCCCCCACGTGCTCGTGTCAAACGATGGCCGGGCCTTCTACGTGGAGCATCTGGAGGTCTTCCGGGGCATCCTCCAGGTGTCCATCGTCGCCACCTTCCTGCTGGGCACCTTCAGCGTGATGACCCTGCGCTCCAAGGCGCACGGCGGCATCGCCATGGTGCTGGCGATGGTGGCGCTGCTTCTGGGGGGCAGCGAGGCGGAGCCCCTGACGCACACGCCACGCGCGATGAGCGCGGGCCTGGACTTCTTCGCGTTGGACCTGCTGGTGCTCGGGCTCGTGTTCATTCCCATGGAGCGGCTGTGGGGGCTGCACGAGCAGAAGATCTTCCGCACCGGCTGGCAGACGGACCTCAAGCACTTCTTCGTCAGCCACGTGGGCGTGCAGCTCATCTCCTTCGCGGTGCTCATCCCCGTGCAGGTGTTCCTGTCCTGGGCCGTGAAGCTCGACTTCCAGGCGCACGTGGCCGCGCAGCCCATCTGGTTGCAGTTCTTCGAAATCCTGCTCGTCATCGACCTGGTGAGCTACTGGGTGCACCGGGCCTTCCACACCTTCGGGTGGATGTGGAACTTCCACGCCATCCACCACTCGCCGCTGCAGATGGACTGGCTGGCCAGCTCGCGCAGCCACCTGGTGGACACCCTGGTCAACCGCTTCGCGGGCTTCGTGCCGGTGTTCCTCCTGGGCTTCCACCCGTCCGCCATCTACGGCTACCTCGTCTTCGTGTCGTTCCACGCGGTGTACATCCACGCCAACGTCAACCACCGCTGGCCCTACCTGCGCTGGATCTTCGCCACGCCGGAGTTCCACCACTGGCACCACACGTCGGATGACGAAGGCATCGACAAGAACTTCGCCGTCTTCCTGTCCTTCATCGACGTCATCTTCGGCACCGCGCACATGCCGGCCCACTGGCCCTCGAAGTACGGGACCACGAAGTTCCAGCCGCCGGAGACCTACCTGGGACAGCTGGCGTACCCGTTCAAGCGCCATCAAGAGACGCCCTACGGGTAGCCCGTGAAGGCCTGGGCCCTGGCCGTCTGCCGCGGGGGCTCTCGCCGGCGTATCGCCGGTAGACGCGCCGAAAGGCAGCCGCGTCGGCGTAGCCCACCCGCGCCGCGACGTCATCGACCGAGTCCCGGGTCGTCTCCAACAGGTGGGAGGCATGCGCCACGCGGACCCGCTGCACGAACTCGAGCGGCGTCATGCCCAGGCCCGCCTGGACCCGCCGCGCGAGCGTGCGCGGGGACGTGGCGGCGGCGCGGGCGAGTTCCGCTAACGACAACTGCCGGCCGAGGTTCGCGGCGATGAACCGTTCGACCGAGCGCAGCGCCGGGTCCGAGACGCGCAGGTGCTCCATCACCATGTATCGGGACTGAGAGACGCGCTCATCCAGCACGAGGTAGCGGGCCACCAGGTGCGCCAGTGACGGGCTCGCGACGCGCGCGACGATGGCCAGCATCAAGTCAGCGTGCGCGAAGGCTGAACCCGCGGTGAGGACGCCGTCACTCTCGATGACCATCCGGTCCGCGCGGACGGTGACCTGGGGGAAGCGGCGCACGAACGAGGGCACCAGCCACCAGGTCGTCGTCGCGTTGAGTCCGTCGAGGAGCCCCGCCGCCGCCAGGACGAAGGTCGCCGAGCACGATGCCGCGACCCTGGCCCCCTTCGCCGCCGCTCGCGCGAGCAGCTCCATGCCGCGCGCGGTGTCGGAGCGGGAGAGCAACTGTTCGACGGCGCGCTCGCTGGCCGCGGAGAGTCCGGGCACCAGCAGCACATCTCCCGCCTTCACGCTTCGCAGGCTGAGCGCGCCATCCACGCAGACAGGGCGCCCCGTGCCGGAGCGGACCGGGCGGCCGTCCAGCGACACCACGCGTTGACGCAGCGGGTTCGCGCGGGGAGCGCCCGGGACGAGGCCTGATTCCAGCAGGCGCGCGGCCGTGTTGATCACATCGAGGCCGACACCCAGCGGGCCCTCGGCCACGCCATCCAGCACGACATGCCAGATCATACCTGGCAAGAGTAGACCGAAAGCTGTCAATGCCGCCACTGGCTCGCCAGGGAGGATTTCCCGCATCGTCCGGGCATGACTCCTCCCGCACCCGAGCCCACCGCCGACGATCCCCTGGATGACTTCGAGCGACGCACCATCACGCTCCAGTCGACCCCGCGCGCCGTCTACGTCGCCGGAAGAGGTCCCGCGGTCATCGTCATGGCCGAGATGCCCGGCATCAGCCCTCACGTCGCGCGCTTCGCACGCTGGGTCCGGGACGCCGGCTTCACGGTCTACATGCCGTCGTTGTTCGGGAGGGATGGGGCCTATCCGCGGGCGGAGGCGGGGCTCGCCGTGATGAAACGGGCCTGCGTGAGCGCGGAGTTCCGCGCGTTCGCGGCGAATGCGTCAAGCCCCGTGACGCAGTGGCTGCGTGCGCTCGCGAGCCTCGCGCACCAGGAATGTGGAGGACCCGGCGTCGGCGCCATCGGCATGTGCTTCACCGGCAACTTCGCGCTCAGCATGATGCTCGAGCCCGCGGTGCTGGCGCCCGTCCTGTGCCAGCCCTCGCTGCCGCTCGACGCTCCAGGAGCGATTCAAATCGCCCCCGAGGAGGCCGCGGCCGTGAAGGAGCGGCTCGAGCGTGAGGACCTGACGGTGCTCGCCTACCGCTTCGACGGCGATCGCTTCTGCACGGCGCAGCGCTTCGCCGCGTACGCCGAAGCGCTGGGGCCTCGCTTCCAGCCCCGGGTGCTGCCGTCGTCGTCCGCGAACCCCAGTCCCCCACCCTTCTTCGAGCGGATCGTTGGCGGCGCGCACAGCGTCGTGACCGCGCACCTCATCGACGCGGCCGGAGAGCCGACCCTCGCGGCACGGGATGAAATCCTGTCCTTCTTCGCGCGGAGGCTCCGTGAGGCCCCAGTGAAGAAGACACTCTGAGCAAGCCTGGCTGGTGGCGAGAGGGCTCACGGCCCGGGCGGCCTCCCGTCAGCGGCCCTTGATTTCCACATCGCATCCATCCCACCGGTGCGCTGGAATTGCACCTCGACGGGGCGCGTGCCTTCGGCCCTTCCTGGTAAGAAGGCAGGAACGCTGCCAAGGGGGGCTGGTGCAAACCTGGATGTACTTGTTTGTCGGGCTGCTTGTGGGAGTGGGCGTCACAGGCTTCGTCGCGTGGACCATGGCGAGGAGATTCCGTCGGGCAGAAGGCGCAAGGCTTTCTGTAAGCCCGAATGCGGGGGCCAGAGAGGCGGTCAGAGGAGTCCTGGCGACGCGTTTGGATGTCCCGCCCCAACTCGTAGCCGCGCCAGAAGCGGCATCTGGGGACAACGCGCCGGGGACAGCCATCGAGTGGTCAATCGGGTCGATGAAGCTCGGCACGGTGACCCGTCTCGCCCACCTGGAAGGCACGCGGCGTGAAGAAATGGTCATCAACCGGGCGCTGCGTGATGGCGTGGAGGGGCTCCTTCAAGGGGCGCCTGCACTGGCCTCATCGGCGGGGCAGATGCTCACGAATCGCTACACGCTCCGATTTACCGCCGAGGCATCCAAGGGACTGGCCGATGGCTCTTTGAAGATGATGCCCTCGAAGCTGGGTGGCATCCGAGCCAATGTCATCAATGAAAAGGGGCGGGTCGTCTCACAGGCAAGTCTTGAGGCTGTGTCGAAAGCCGGCGCAGTGACCCTGGCGCTATGGCAGGGACTCGCCATCATCACCGCGCAGAAATTTCTCGCGGACATCAACAAGCGGCTTGCCTCCATTGAGAGCGGCATCGCGGACCTGAAAGAGTGGCTTGAGCAAGAACGGCTCGGCGGTCTTCAGGGAAGCCTTACCTACCTCAAACAACTGGCGGAGGCCGTTCATCGAAGTGACCTCTCCGAGGCTGACATCATCGCCTTCGCCAATCAGCTTGAGGCTATCGAGCGCGAGGCGCAGCAGACCATGGCGGCCTTGGAGCCGGCCCTCGACCAGCGCTTTGTCGAAGCCCAGAAGATGAACCTTACCGGGAGGGGCCTCAAGAACCATTCGGCGGCGGCTCAGGACCATGCGCTGATGTTCGAGCGCCGCGCCAAGGA
The sequence above is drawn from the Corallococcus sp. NCRR genome and encodes:
- a CDS encoding sterol desaturase family protein; its protein translation is MLLAPARRIDLGKRAGVTGGLLGVLCVVAEFCFLFPHVLVSNDGRAFYVEHLEVFRGILQVSIVATFLLGTFSVMTLRSKAHGGIAMVLAMVALLLGGSEAEPLTHTPRAMSAGLDFFALDLLVLGLVFIPMERLWGLHEQKIFRTGWQTDLKHFFVSHVGVQLISFAVLIPVQVFLSWAVKLDFQAHVAAQPIWLQFFEILLVIDLVSYWVHRAFHTFGWMWNFHAIHHSPLQMDWLASSRSHLVDTLVNRFAGFVPVFLLGFHPSAIYGYLVFVSFHAVYIHANVNHRWPYLRWIFATPEFHHWHHTSDDEGIDKNFAVFLSFIDVIFGTAHMPAHWPSKYGTTKFQPPETYLGQLAYPFKRHQETPYG
- a CDS encoding dienelactone hydrolase family protein; translation: MTPPAPEPTADDPLDDFERRTITLQSTPRAVYVAGRGPAVIVMAEMPGISPHVARFARWVRDAGFTVYMPSLFGRDGAYPRAEAGLAVMKRACVSAEFRAFAANASSPVTQWLRALASLAHQECGGPGVGAIGMCFTGNFALSMMLEPAVLAPVLCQPSLPLDAPGAIQIAPEEAAAVKERLEREDLTVLAYRFDGDRFCTAQRFAAYAEALGPRFQPRVLPSSSANPSPPPFFERIVGGAHSVVTAHLIDAAGEPTLAARDEILSFFARRLREAPVKKTL
- a CDS encoding GlxA family transcriptional regulator, giving the protein MIWHVVLDGVAEGPLGVGLDVINTAARLLESGLVPGAPRANPLRQRVVSLDGRPVRSGTGRPVCVDGALSLRSVKAGDVLLVPGLSAASERAVEQLLSRSDTARGMELLARAAAKGARVAASCSATFVLAAAGLLDGLNATTTWWLVPSFVRRFPQVTVRADRMVIESDGVLTAGSAFAHADLMLAIVARVASPSLAHLVARYLVLDERVSQSRYMVMEHLRVSDPALRSVERFIAANLGRQLSLAELARAAATSPRTLARRVQAGLGMTPLEFVQRVRVAHASHLLETTRDSVDDVAARVGYADAAAFRRVYRRYAGESPRGRRPGPRPSRATRRASLDGA